The genomic stretch TTAAGAATAAGCTCCTTAAAAACCTTGATGATgggaaaaagagagagagagggagcaAAAGAGAAAGTGGATAAAAGGGAAAAGGgagggaaagaagggaagagaaaaaagagagaaagagagagagagaggactGTCTGTCTGTTTGAATGGACAGGAAACTATGGATACTGTGTTTGTGtttgtgtttgttgagtgaAGTGAATGACTGTGGTTTGGTTTTTGTAAGTTTTAAGACTTTTCCTTTTAACTCTTCTCGAGGGAGTGAATGAGGGTCCCAATAGGGAATAATTCCTTGAATGATTGATGGAATAATGAATCACACAATTCTCACTCAAAATTAGTAAGTTCTTCAATGTTTTTCTAGTATATAtgtattttcttcttttatattcatattaatcataaaaatatatagtaGAAAATCctataacaatatttttttggttaaaaataaatataatgtaTAATACATTATAAAACTTTTGGTAGATACATCATTGTATGAAGAGATACATATAATATGTTTATTTGTAAGAAAGatattaatttttgtgtttGCATTAATTGTGAACTCTATAGTTTCTCTTCACAACATtcttttcttgatttttttttcaagttttccttattttcctcatTTTTCATCTAGTGTTCAACGTTAAAAgtgaatttatataataaataaattattatatatattaaataaggAAGTGTCAATTCAAAGTTTCAAACTTTATTTATCATTAAGTGAGTAATTAGATGAGTAAAATAAGTgcatttaaaaagaatttatttactttaattagtgataataaataaagaaagataaattaataaaaaagtgtCAGTTGCTATGAAAAAATAACATAACTAAACATTAATTGTTCTTGTTCAATAATTAAGTTGGATTAATCTAGTAATTAGCCTATTAATCTGTTTAAGCAAATGTAGAAGTTTACTTATTCATGTCCCAAAAAAGTTGTCTTTCCTTCAACATTTTAATGATCAGAGTCTAAATCATGGTTTTCTGTTGCCTGAAATTTTGAGGGTAACATAACATGAATTAATCATTGAATTgttggttttttttattttacggaaaaataaaatttgttggGAGTTTAGTAATGCTGTGATTTGATGATAATAGAACAATGTGCCTTTCATTGGCAttctccaattttatttttgataaaaaaatatttaaattttcggaatatatttttaactaggtagcaaaaataaataatcgaATTTGAACCTTTTACGCTTTTAATAAAGCACTTCTATTTTTGTAACTGAACCATTTTTCtttaagggaaaaaaaaaagaataacaaTGGCATCCTCCCTCAATCTTTATACAAAAATTTCTCTTTAAGTAAGGTAGAAGGCAACTATAtctaaggaaaaaaaaaaagaaaaaaaaaaaagggaaaaagtgaGGTAGAAGAGTTTAGGGTATAGAAGGGTATACGAGGTGAAAAAATATTACGTAtaactcttctttttttttttttttctgaaccaaaaataaaaagatagatCCTAGTTTGAATTTATGATCTCCTTAAAATTTCTTTTACTTGGATTATTGAATTATATGTCCGCAAAATTAATCCTGCAATCTAACAAACTAGAAGGCACCTTGTATCTGTTACTTTctctataaaatttaatatttttaaataaggACATAATTTTTAGGCTGAGTTTTTTAAATATTAGGAAAAGGTGTGTGTTtctctttaatatttttttttgggtgaGTTTAACACTGCTATGGGAGAGAAATGGTTTTTTTTTCAGAAGATACAAAACATTGGAGACGTTTTgtatatgatttaaatttttttaataaataaaatcaaaacgGCACTACCGTTTTgttagaataaataattaaaaaaataagcatAGCTGAAAACGGCATTGCCGTTTTGTGTAGGAggcaaaatttttttaatttaaaaatagaaaacggCGGTGTCGTTTTGTATAGAAGCAAATTTTACCGTTGAAAATGATCAAAACGGTGGTGACGTTTAGTACAagtatgaataaaaaaatttaaaattagctATATAAGGCATGCTAGTGTTGTGCGGAAAACATCTTGAATAGAGTAGAAAATGAATAACACAAAGTTATTTGCCTTCAAATTTCCAGAAAGCTTAGAGTTCTTTCTTCTTTAGCAGTTGAATTTGTTCTTACTTCTTTAGCTGTTCTTCATTCTTTAGCAGTTGAAGTTGTTCTGCATGTTGAGTGAAATAAGTTGTGGGTAAATGTAATAAGTGTATAAAATGGAGAGTTATGttagtttaaaaatatatttcaatGGTCAGATTTTGTATGATACACATGAAGGTGTGAGTTTTTTGTGTGAGAATCCATGTGTTATTATTGTTCCTTTTTCAATAACATATGAAGGACTTAAGAGTGTACTCTGTCAGAGTGTAGGTCAGCAAGGCCGGAAGAGAGTGACCAGTATTTTATATAGGCAGCCTGTGTTAGTATTTGGTGGTTTCGTTCAATTTCAAGTAATGCACGTGGCGGATGAAGCTAGTATACAAGGAATGTTTTTGACCTACCATCAAACTAGAGCACGAGCCTCACTCATCGAGTTATATGTTGAGTTCGAAGAAATTGAAGATATTGATTTTCCGGAACCTAATATAGACTGGATGGGTTATAATACCGAAAGTGATGAAGAGTTTGAAGGTAATTATGAAGTTGTTGGTCCAACTGAAGATGTGGAAGAAGATGATATATCAGTTGAGGGAGATGTAGCAGATGTTGCTAATGCACTAGTGGATCAACATCTATCAGGACAGCCATCGTTTATGCATACTTTAAATCTTGATGCCATGCATATTCCAGAATTTCCTGAATATGTCAATAGaggtaaatttattattattattattattattattattattattattgttgttgttgttgttgttgttgttaggaatatttgaattattattagtattgttacgttgttattattattattattattactaattaTTATTAGTCTTTTTATGAAACTGAagttactattattattattattattattattattattgttgttgttgttgttgttgttgttgttgttgttgttgttgttgttaggaatatttgaattattattagtattgatacgttgttattattattattattattactaattaTTATTAGTCTTTTTATGAAACtgaagttattattattattattattattattattattatgcaaCGGTAATtatagaaattatttttattattattagtattattgttattattgttattatgcGTTAGAAGAATTATTTGAGTTATTATTAGTATTGGTAcgttattgttattataattaacactaattattataaatattattattagtattattatcTAACGGAAGTTATAgaaattattattcttattttgttttatcaTTCGTGCAGTTCCTACTGTTGTCGTAGATGGTGAGTTCGTCGTTGGAATGGAGTTTAATTCTAGAGAAGCTGTGATTGCAGCAGTTAAAGAGTATACCATTTAGAGGGGCGTCGATTATAGGGTGTATGAATCTGAACCGACAACATTTTATGCTAAATGCGTACATTACGGAACAAGTTGTGATTGGCTTATCAGAGTTAGTCTTATAAAAAGACAGTATTGTTGGGTGATAAGGAGGTATGACGGTAGTCACACGTGCATCAGATCTACTATCTCTCAAGATCATGCCAAACTGGACTCTGGTACAATTGCAGAAGCGATAAAATCATTGGTTGAAGCCGACCCATCTCTAAAGGTGAAATCTGTAATTGCTGAAGTGCAGTCGAAGTTCAACTATACAATAAGTTATCACAAAGCATGGTTGGCCAAACAAAAAGCAGTTGAGAAAATATTTGGTGGGTGGGAAGCTTCTTATGAAGCTTTGCCGACATGGTTTGAAGCAATGGTTGCAAAAGAACCATCAGCAGCTGTTGAGTACGAAACTGCATATGCTTACCGAGGAGATGAGTTGGTTGAGGATCTCAGGATTTTGACGCGAGTCTTTTGGGCTTTCTATCCTTGTATTAAAGCATTTAGAAGCTGCAAGCCGCTGGTACAGGTAGACGGCACACACTTGTATGGAAAATATAAAAGGGCTCTTTTGGTTGCAGTATCACAAGATGGAAATGGGAATATCGTGCCTCTTGCATTTGCCATAGTCGAGGGTGAGACCGCCGATGCTTGGCACTTTTTTCTTAGCCATCTACGAACGCATGTAGTAAATCGAGATGGTGTTGGTCTTATCTCTGATCGACACGAGTCCATTATCTCAGCTGTAGGTCGTAGTGATGGAGCATGGCAATATCCGAGGGCTATTCACATGTTTTGCATCAGGCACATCGCTTCTAACTTCTTGAGAAGGTTCAAAGCGCCAGGATTGCAGAAGCTGATTGTCAACATAGgtaaataaattatttacatTTTATGCAGTTTGTGGCCGACGGTGAAAAGTTAACAATAAACTTATGGTATTATCTGGATTCCGTTGTTCTCTTATGGCAGGCTATTCTAGAACAGTCCGTGAATTCAACATGTGTTACGAGAGATATTGTGAGAGGGGTGTGGCTTACAAGCAGTGGCTCGACAATATTCCTCGATCACAATATGCCTTGGCATATGATGAGGGACATCGCTGGGGACACATGACCACTAACCTAGTGGAGTGCATTAACGGAGTTTTGAAAGGAGCACGTAATCTTCCTGTGACAGCCCTTGTCAAGGCAACTTTTTACAGACTTAATGCCTTGTTCACAAGGAAGAGGGCCGAGGCTGAGGCTCGTATAAGTGCAGGTCATTTATTCTCTGAGTATGCAACTGAGAAAATCCAGTCTAATCAAACGGCATCAGGAAATATCCAAGTTAATTTATTTGATAGGCAAAACGAAGTTTTTGAAGTACGAGAGATGCCCAGTGGTTTAGAGTTTGCAGTAAATCTGCGTCTAAGACATTGCGATTGTGGTGAGTTTCAGGTCGATCGAATTCCTTGTCGCCATGTATTTGCCTGTTGTGCAAACCAGCGCCTAGATTGGAAGCAGTATGTGCATGAGGTATATACAATGGCAGAGATCCGAAAGGTGTACAGAACCCGATTCAGGCCACTAGGAAATCCAAC from Arachis stenosperma cultivar V10309 chromosome 9, arast.V10309.gnm1.PFL2, whole genome shotgun sequence encodes the following:
- the LOC130950051 gene encoding uncharacterized protein LOC130950051, yielding MHVADEASIQGMFLTYHQTRARASLIELYVEFEEIEDIDFPEPNIDWMGYNTESDEEFEGNYEVVGPTEDVEEDDISVEGDVADVANALVDQHLSGQPSFMHTLNLDAMHIPEFPEYVNRVPTVVVDGEFVVGMEFNSREAVIAAVKEVSLIKRQYCWVIRRYDGSHTCIRSTISQDHAKLDSGTIAEAIKSLVEADPSLKVKSVIAEVQSKFNYTISYHKAWLAKQKAVEKIFGGWEASYEALPTWFEAMVAKEPSAAVEYETAYAYRGDELVEDLRILTRVFWAFYPCIKAFRSCKPLVQVDGTHLYGKYKRALLVAVSQDGNGNIVPLAFAIVEGETADAWHFFLSHLRTHVVNRDGVGLISDRHESIISAVGRSDGAWQYPRAIHMFCIRHIASNFLRRFKAPGLQKLIVNIGYSRTVREFNMCYERYCERGVAYKQWLDNIPRSQYALAYDEGHRWGHMTTNLVECINGVLKGARNLPVTALVKATFYRLNALFTRKRAEAEARISAGHLFSEYATEKIQSNQTASGNIQVNLFDRQNEVFEVREMPSGLEFAVNLRLRHCDCGEFQVDRIPCRHVFACCANQRLDWKQYVHEVYTMAEIRKVYRTRFRPLGNPTTWPVYQGPRLVPNPHLRRVAKGRPKKTRFLNEMDVRDLRGPRRCRLCGGESHSRSRCPHRGGASASGSAPNE